From the genome of Oncorhynchus tshawytscha isolate Ot180627B unplaced genomic scaffold, Otsh_v2.0 Un_scaffold_10343_pilon_pilon, whole genome shotgun sequence, one region includes:
- the glipr1a gene encoding GLIPR1-like protein 1 isoform X2 → MGQLLLQVLLWAVIFLGSSVPNIESSEYNPFPGITDKKFIDDCVRIHNDNRSSVNPPARNMLYMTWDEGLAITARAWARHCDFQHNIYLKEVRRVHPVFSSVGENIWAGYPPSTFSVMRAMDLWVKEVNDYSYQSNACKPGKMCGHYTQVVWATSYKVGCAVQICPNGVDRTSFSDKEGAIFVCNYAEAGNVVEMLPYQNGLEECSSCEGANNQCQAKLCRYRWTPGWDPTLANCGPCCMAILAIRPLALLLTFVAAFGVHRLYPSIFFYE, encoded by the exons ATGGGGCAGCTACTGCTGCAGGTATTGCTGTGGGCTGTGATTTTCCTGGGCTCATCTGTCCCTAATATCGAGTCCTCAGAGTACAACCCATTTCCTGGCATCACCGATAAGAAGTTCATCGACGACTGTGTGAGGATACACAACGACAACCGATCCTCTGTGAATCCACCAGCCAGAAATATGCTCTACATG ACGTGGGATGAGGGCTTGGCCATCACTGCAAGGGCCTGGGCAAGACACTGTGATTTCCAGCACAACATCTACCTGAAAGAGGTCAGACGGGTCCACCCTGTCTTCTCCTCCGTGGGAGAGAACATCTGGGCAGGATACCCGCCCTCCACGTTCTCCGTCATGCGGGCCATGGATTTATGGGTCAAAGAAGTGAACGATTACTCATACCAAAGCAATGCGTGTAAACCAGGAAAAATGTGTGGCCACTACACACAG GTTGTTTGGGCGACGAGCTACAAGGTTGGTTGCGCCGTCCAAATATGCCCAAATGGCGTCGACAGGACTTCGTTTTCTGATAAAGAGGGAGCCATATTTGTTTGTAACTATGCCGAAGC GGGAAACGTGGTTGAGATGTTACCATACCAGAACGGGTTGGAAGAATGCAGCTCTTGTGAGGGTGCAAACAATCAATGCCAGGCCAAGCTCTGCC gttacagatgGACCCCCGGCTGGGACCCCACCCTGGCCAACTGTGGCCCCTGCTGCATGGCCATATTGGCCATCCGACCCCTGGCCCTTCTCCTCACCTTTGTCGCCGCATTTGGAGTACACAGACTGTACCCAAGCATATTTTTTTACGAATAG
- the glipr1a gene encoding GLIPR1-like protein 1 isoform X1, with amino-acid sequence MGQLLLQVLLWAVIFLGSSVPNIESSEYNPFPGITDKKFIDDCVRIHNDNRSSVNPPARNMLYMTWDEGLAITARAWARHCDFQHNIYLKEVRRVHPVFSSVGENIWAGYPPSTFSVMRAMDLWVKEVNDYSYQSNACKPGKMCGHYTQVVWATSYKVGCAVQICPNGVDRTSFSDKEGAIFVCNYAEAGNVVEMLPYQNGLEECSSCEGANNQCQAKLCHNPKRDEQKSYRWTPGWDPTLANCGPCCMAILAIRPLALLLTFVAAFGVHRLYPSIFFYE; translated from the exons ATGGGGCAGCTACTGCTGCAGGTATTGCTGTGGGCTGTGATTTTCCTGGGCTCATCTGTCCCTAATATCGAGTCCTCAGAGTACAACCCATTTCCTGGCATCACCGATAAGAAGTTCATCGACGACTGTGTGAGGATACACAACGACAACCGATCCTCTGTGAATCCACCAGCCAGAAATATGCTCTACATG ACGTGGGATGAGGGCTTGGCCATCACTGCAAGGGCCTGGGCAAGACACTGTGATTTCCAGCACAACATCTACCTGAAAGAGGTCAGACGGGTCCACCCTGTCTTCTCCTCCGTGGGAGAGAACATCTGGGCAGGATACCCGCCCTCCACGTTCTCCGTCATGCGGGCCATGGATTTATGGGTCAAAGAAGTGAACGATTACTCATACCAAAGCAATGCGTGTAAACCAGGAAAAATGTGTGGCCACTACACACAG GTTGTTTGGGCGACGAGCTACAAGGTTGGTTGCGCCGTCCAAATATGCCCAAATGGCGTCGACAGGACTTCGTTTTCTGATAAAGAGGGAGCCATATTTGTTTGTAACTATGCCGAAGC GGGAAACGTGGTTGAGATGTTACCATACCAGAACGGGTTGGAAGAATGCAGCTCTTGTGAGGGTGCAAACAATCAATGCCAGGCCAAGCTCTGCC ACAATCCAAAACGAGATGAACAGAAAA gttacagatgGACCCCCGGCTGGGACCCCACCCTGGCCAACTGTGGCCCCTGCTGCATGGCCATATTGGCCATCCGACCCCTGGCCCTTCTCCTCACCTTTGTCGCCGCATTTGGAGTACACAGACTGTACCCAAGCATATTTTTTTACGAATAG